Proteins encoded within one genomic window of Bacteroidota bacterium:
- a CDS encoding amino acid ABC transporter substrate-binding protein has protein sequence MPDVDRTLIHTMKKLLSSVFVLTAFLFSVHAQNVGNGKLKIAVLMPIYLDSAFDAMDTYRYDKTFPKFINPGLEFYEGVQLAIDSLSKEGANLEVHVFDTRSSTTSLAANLEALVQDSVQLIIAQPGGTEIGQIAEVAMRNNIPFINATAPINGGVTGNPFYLQLTPTLKTQIESQYKYLQKYYSLNQLVVFRKKGTREDEIKNYLDDATKTTVAIPLKLKYVDLPDSFTITHLTQHLDSTKNFLCIGGSLDENFGMRLSTQLASISKSYKVTLMGMSTWHNINFTKPEYKGLDIIYGTPFYHAKTDKASVSITNHFATKMYARPSDMVFRGYEVFMRYARLLIQYKNEIASQLASKQYKVFNEFDIQPVLNRSTYTMEYFENKRLSFVKWKDGLVTGVNW, from the coding sequence ATGCCGGATGTTGACCGAACTTTAATTCATACTATGAAGAAATTATTATCATCAGTTTTTGTACTCACTGCATTTTTATTTTCGGTACATGCACAAAATGTCGGCAATGGAAAATTGAAGATCGCCGTGTTGATGCCTATTTATCTTGATTCTGCTTTTGATGCGATGGATACATACAGGTATGATAAAACCTTTCCAAAATTTATCAATCCCGGGCTTGAGTTTTACGAAGGTGTACAGTTGGCCATTGATTCATTATCAAAAGAAGGGGCAAATTTAGAAGTACATGTTTTCGATACCCGTTCTTCCACAACATCATTAGCTGCTAACCTGGAGGCCCTCGTTCAGGACAGTGTTCAACTCATCATTGCACAACCCGGCGGCACTGAAATAGGGCAGATAGCCGAAGTTGCAATGAGAAATAATATTCCTTTTATCAATGCCACTGCGCCCATCAATGGTGGAGTAACAGGCAATCCATTTTATCTCCAGCTTACGCCAACGCTTAAGACGCAGATCGAATCACAGTATAAATATCTACAGAAATATTATTCGCTGAACCAGCTTGTAGTATTTCGCAAAAAAGGTACAAGAGAAGATGAGATAAAAAATTATCTCGATGATGCCACCAAAACAACTGTAGCTATTCCATTGAAATTAAAATATGTTGACCTCCCGGATAGTTTTACAATAACACATTTAACCCAGCATCTTGACTCCACTAAAAATTTTTTGTGTATTGGCGGCAGCCTGGATGAAAATTTTGGTATGCGGCTGAGTACACAGCTTGCTTCCATCAGCAAATCTTATAAAGTTACTTTAATGGGCATGAGCACCTGGCATAATATCAATTTTACAAAACCAGAATACAAAGGACTCGATATTATTTACGGTACGCCTTTCTATCATGCCAAAACGGATAAAGCAAGTGTTTCAATTACCAATCATTTTGCTACAAAAATGTATGCAAGACCCAGTGATATGGTTTTTCGTGGCTATGAAGTTTTCATGCGTTATGCCCGATTACTGATACAGTATAAAAATGAAATAGCTTCACAGTTAGCTTCCAAACAATATAAGGTTTTTAATGAATTCGATATTCAACCCGTATTAAACCGCAGCACATACACCATGGAATATTTTGAAAACAAACGATTAAGTTTTGTCAAATGGAAAGATGGTTTGGTTACCGGAGTGAACTGGTGA